A single genomic interval of Spinacia oleracea cultivar Varoflay chromosome 6, BTI_SOV_V1, whole genome shotgun sequence harbors:
- the LOC130463168 gene encoding G2/mitotic-specific cyclin-2-like has protein sequence MLLASKYEEVSVPVVEDLVLVSDRAYSRQEVINMIFVSTSCYLFLLFPPCLLAAASVFSAMCTMSGCKHCKKTCAWHTGYSQDRLMDCSRLMITFHLNAASAKLTGVLSIGSTTLLDMATQQNANKLSFS, from the exons ATGCTTCTGGCTAGCAAATATGAAGAGGTGTCAGTTCCGGTTGTTGAAGATCTGGTACTGGTATCTGATAGGGCTTATAGTAGGCAAGAAGTTATTAATATG ATATTTGTATCAACATCTTGCTATCTTTTTCTTCTG TTCCCACCTTGTCTATTAGCAGCAGCATCAGTATTCAGTGCTATGTGCACTATGAGTGGGTGCAAGCATTGTAAGAAGACCTGTGCGTGGCACACTGGTTATTCTCAAGATCGGTTAAT GGACTGTTCAAGACTGATGATTACTTTCCATTTGAACGCTGCATCAGCAAAGCTCACTGGTGTACTGTCCATCGGAAGTACAACACTTCTAGATATGGCTACACAGCAAAATGCGAACAAACTATCTTTCTCTTAG